TGATCGGCTCACGTCCCTGTGAGCATCAATTCGGCCTCATAAATGGTCGCATAGCGGAGAGATCGAATCAATAGCTGTGTATGGGATAACCCTGTGAATCGGCGCGATGACGCCCCCCTCGAGGCGCGAGACGACTCGCCCGAGCGGCACGAAACCCCCGAACCGGGTGTGCGCGGCGCGCTCGTCGTCGTGAGCGTGCTGCTCTTCCTCGAGGCCGCGGCGATGGTCGCCCTCGTGATCTGGCTCGTGATCGACCTCTTCTCGCTCGAACCGTCGTCGTACGCCACGGCGATCGCACTGCTCGTGCTCGTCGCGATCGGCGCGCTCTGGGTCGTGACGGTCGCCGTCGGTTCGATCCGCCAGGCGCCGTGGTCGCGGGCAGCGGCCATCGTCTGGCAGATCCTGCAGGTGTCGGTCGCGGTCGGCGCCTTCCAAGGGCTGTTCGCCCGTCCCGATGTGGGATGGGCGCTCCTGGTGCCCGCGATCACCGTCATCGGCCTGCTGCTGTGGACTCCGGTGCGTCTGGCGTACACCCGCCCCGAGGATCACGCCGCGGCGTGACCCCCTGAGGCGGGCGGTCGGATCTGCGGGTCGGTGTCTGCGCCGGCTCAGCCGTCGAGGCCGAGGTCGCGGCGCAGCCGCGCCACGTGGCCCGTCGCCTTGACGTTGTAGAAGGCGCGCTCGATCGTGCCGTCTTCGTCGATCACGAAGGTCGACCGGATCGAGCCGACGACGATCTTGCCGTAGAGGGCCTTCTCGCCCCAGACGCCGTAGGCCTGCTGCACGGCGAGGTCGGTGTCGGAGAGCAGCGTGTACGTCAGCCGGTCGCGTGCGGCGAACGCGGCGAGCTTGGCCACGTCGTCCTTCGAGACGCCCAGCACGCGGATGCCCGCGCTCGCGAACGAGTTCAGGTTGTCGCGGAAGTCGCACGCCTCGGTCGTGCAGCCCGGGGTCATCGCCTCGGGGTAGAAGTAGAGCACCACCTTCGAACCGCGGAGGGCCGAGAGGGTGACCGGTTCGCCGTTCTGGTCGAGCAGGGTGAAATCTGGAGCGAGGTCGCCGGGGGCGAGTCGTGCATCGGTCATGCCTCAATGGTAAGCACGTCGAGGGATGCCCCGGAGCCGCAGAACGCCCGCAGGAGGGCGTCGCCCGCTCGTCGCGACGTCAGACCGCGGCACCGCCCGCGAAGGTCGTCAGCAGGCGCTGGAGGGATTCGAGGCGGGCCGCACCGGTCTCGCCGAGTTCTCCGGCCTCGACGGCCTCGACGATGGCGCAGTCGGGGGCGTCGGGCAGGTGCGTGCACCCGCGGGGGCAGCGCTCGGCGAGGCGATCGAGGTCGGTGAAGGAACGCAGGATGTTCTCGCGGTCGACGTGGCCGAGGCCGAACGAGCGCACACCGGGCGTGTCGATGACCCAACCGGTCCCGGTCGCCGCCTCGGGGGCGTCGGCACCCGGCAGGTCGGCGGCGTCGAATCGCAGCCACACCGTCGACGACGACGTGTGGCGGCCCCGCCCGGTGACGACGTTGACATGCCCGGTGGCGCGCTTCGCGCTCGGTACGAGGGCGTTCACGAGCGTGGACTTGCCCACGCCCGAGTGGCCGACGAACACGGTGCGATGGCCGACGAGCACGCGGGCGATCTCGTCGAGCGGCATGTCGTGCTCGCCGCTCAGGAAGACCGTCAGGTCGAGTCCGGCGAAGTTGCGGAGGAATTCGGCGGGGTCGGCGAGGTCGGTCTTGGTGATCACGAGGAGCGGGCGGATCCCGGCGTCGAACGCCGCGACGAGATAGCGATCGAGCAGGCGGATGCGCGGTTCGGGGTTCGCCGCGGCGACGACGATGAGCATCTGATCGGCGTTGGCGACGATGACGCGCTCGACCTCGTCGGTGTCGTCGGCACTGCGTCGCAGCAGGGTGGTGCGCTCGCCCACCCGCACGATGCGCGAGAGCGTGCCCGGCGCGCCGGTCGTGTCGCCGACGAGGTCGACGTGATCGCCCGTCACGACCGACTTGCGGCGCAGTTCGCTCGCACGGGCGGCCGTGATCACGCGTTCGTCGGGGCCGTTCTCGTCGAGCAGCACGCTGTAGCGACCCCGGTCGACGCCGATCACCATGCCGGTGACCGCGTCGGCGTGCTCGGGGCGCTGCTTGGTGCGGGGCCGGCTGCCGCGACGGCTCGGCCGCACCCGCACGGCGGATTCGTCGAACTCGGGCTCGTCGTCCTCGTCGTCGTCGGTGCTCCACCAGGTCATGCGGCGCTCCTGCAGGTCATGCCAGCATCTGCTCCCAGAGCGCGGTGAACTGGGGGAGGGTCTTGCCGGTCGACGCGATGTCGTCGACCACGACGCCGGGCACTGCGAGGCCGATGATCGCGCCGGTCGTGGCCATGCGGTGGTCGGCGTACGCGCGCCACGGCCCGCCGTGCAGCGGTGCCGGATCGATGCGAAGGCCGTCGTCGAGCTCGGTGACCGCGCCCCCGAGCCCGTTGATCTCGGCCGTGAGTGCCGCGAGACGGTCGGTCTCGTGGTGACGGATGTGGCCGATGCCCGTGATCGTCGACGCCTCGTCGGCGAGGGCCGCGAGCGCCACGAGGTTCGGCGCGAGTTCGCCGGCTTCGGAGAGATCGAGGTCGACACCGCGGATGCCTCGGCTGCCGCCCTCGCCCTGCTCGGGCGCGTGCACGGTGAGCCGGTCGCCCTCGACCTCGACGCGGGCGCCGAACCGGGGCAGGATCTGCGCGAGCTGGGCCCCGACCTGGGTGGTCTCGGCAGGCCAGCCGGTGATCGTGACGGAGCCGCCCGCGACGAGCGCCGCGACGAGGAACGGCGCTGCGTTCGAGAGGTCGGGCTCGATGTCGACGTCGATCGCGCGGATGGGGCCGGGTGCGACCGTCCAGCGACCGGGTTCGGGGCTCGTCACCTCGACGCCGCGGGCGCGGAGGGTCTCGATGGTCATCTCGATGTGGGGCAGGCTCGGCAACCGCTCTCCCGAGTGGCGCAGGTCGAGCCCGTGCTCGAATCTCGGTGCCGACAGCAGCAGTGCCGACACGAACTGGCTCGACGCCGATGCGTCGATCTCGAGTGCGCCGCCGCCGACCGCACCGGTGCCGTGCACCGTGAACGGCAGCGTGCCGCGCCGGTCGTCGTCGAGGTCGACGCCGAGGGCGTGCAGCCCGTCGATCACGCCGGACATCGGGCGACGCCGGGCGTGCTCGTCTCCGTCGAACATGGTGGGGCCGAGCGCGAGCGCGGCGACGGGCGGCAGGAACCGCATGACCGTGCCGGCGAGCCCGCAGTCGATCGTGGTCGAGCCGAGCAGTTCCTCGGCGGGGGTGACGCGGAGGTCGTCGCCGAATCCGCCGTGACCCGGCACCCGTTCGAACCCGGTGCCGAGCGACCGCAGGCCCTCGACCATGAGCTCGCTGTCGCGCGACCAGAGCGGCGCGCGCAAGGTCGACGGTCCGTCGGCGAGTGCCGCCAGCACGAGCTCGCGGTTCGTGAGCGATTTCGAACCGGGCAGGCCCATGGTCGCGGAGAGCGGGGCCACGGCCACAGGCGCGCGCCAGCCTTCATCCGTCTCGGTCTCTCTGGCGTCGCCGTACGGATCGAATTCAGGCTCGGAATACTTCGAAATCAGCATCGGTTATCAACAGTAGCGTCCGGAACGCGGAAGGAGTCGGTGTTGCGCATGTCGACAGGAGTGCTCGAACGCCCCGCAGTGGTCGGGGTCGACGATCTAGGATGGCCGGTGATGACTGCCGATCAGATCGACGCGACGCCGAACGACCCCGTGGCCGCAGACTCCGAGGCCGAGGCCCCCGAAGTCGCGGAGGCGGCACGACCGCTGAGCGAGCTCTTCGAGGAACAGGCGCTGCCGTTCATCGACCAGCTCTACGCCGCCGCGCTGCGCATGACGAAGAACCCGGCCGATGCGCAAGACCTCGTGCAGGAGACGTTCGTCAAGGCGTTCGCCGCGTTCGGGCAGTTCACCCAGGGCACCAACCTGAAGGCGTGGCTGTACCGCATTCTCACGAACACCTTCATCAACAGCTACCGCAAGAAGCAGCGCGAGCCCTATCAGGGAACGATCGACGACCTCGAGGACTGGCAGCTCGGCGGCGCCGAGTCGACCACCGCACGGGCGAGCCGATCGGCCGAGGCCGAGGCGATCGACCACCTGCCCGACAGCGCCGTGAAAGACGCGCTGCAGGCCCTGCCTGAAGACTTCCGCCTCGCCGTGTACTTCGCCGACGTCGAGGGCTTCTCCTACCAGGAGATCGCCGACATGATGAACACCCCCATCGGGACCGTGATGAGCCGTCTGCACCGTGGCAGGCGCCTGCTCCGCGAGTCCCTCGCCGACTACGCCCGCGAACAGGGATTCGCCGCGGGCGACAAGTCGGCCAAACCCACCAGGAGCAAGAAATGACCGACTGCGGCTGCGACAAGGCGAGGGCCGAACTCGAGGAGTACCTGCACAACGAGCTGCGGGCCGCGGACGCGACCGACATCCGCGAGCACGTCGCGAACTGCGCCGACTGCCAGGCGGAACTGCGTGTGGGCGTGGCGATCACCGAGGTCGTGCAGCGTGCATGCCGTGAGAGCGCGCCCGAGCAGCTTCGGGTGCAGGTGCTCACGCAGATCCGGCTGTACCAGTCGACGCACACCGTCGGCTGACGGGTCTGTGCGGCGCACCGGCTCTCAATCGTTCGTTCGATGCGGGCGATTCCATCGAGCCGTAGCGTCGAGGCTGTGATCGACAACTCCGACCGAACGCCGAAGAGACGCGTGCCCACGTGGCTGCGCGTCACCATTCCCGCCGCCCTCATCCTGATCTGGTTCGCACTGTTCGGTGCCGGAGGCGCCGCGTTCGGTTCGCTGAGCGACGTCTCGACGAACGACCAGGCCCAGTTCCTGCCCGCGTCGGCCGAGGCCACCGAGGTGACCGAGCTGCAGGAGGGGTTCCGCGACTCCGACGACATCCCGGCGATCGTCGTGATCGCCGGCGACGAGCAGCTCGACGCCGACCAGCTCGCGGAGATCGACGACCTCAGGGACGAACTGCTCGCGGTCGACGGGGTGAACGCCGAGGGCGCGTCCCCGGTGCTGCCGTCGGACGACGGCGTCGCCGTGCAGATGATCCTGCCGATCGAGAAGGTGGAGGGCGGCGAGAAGCCGGCCGAGATCGTCGCGGAGGTGCGCGCCGTGCTGACGGAGAACCCCGTCGACGGCACGACGGCGGCCGTCACCGGTCCCGCCGGCTTCACCGCCGACCTCTCCGCCGCGTTCAGCGGAATCGACGGCCTCCTGCTCGCCGTCGCCCTCGCCGCGGTCTTCCTCATCCTCATCGTGGTGTATCGCTCGCCACTGCTCCCGTTCATCGTGCTCTTCACGAGCCTGACGGCGCTGTGCGCCTCGGTCTTCACGGTCGTGGCACTCGCACGCGCCGACATCCTCCTGCTCTCGGGGCAGACCCAGGGCATCCTGTTCATCCTCGTGATCGGTGCCGCCACCGACTACGCGCTGCTCTACATCTCGCGGTATCGCGAGACACTCGCACAGCACGAGCGCAAGTGGGACGCCACCTGGGCGGCACTGAAGGGCTCGTGGGAGCCGATCGTGGCCTCGGGCGGCACCGTCATCGTCGGGCTCCTGATCCTGCTCGTGAGCGAGCTCACGTCGAACAAGGTGCTCGGGCCGGTCGCGGCGATCGGCATCGTCTTCGCCGTGCTCGCCGCGCTGACGCTCCTGCCCGCGCTGCTCCTCTGGGCGGGTCGCGCGGCCTTCTGGCCGAGGAAGGTCGCCCACGTCGGCGACGCTGGCGAGGTGCACGCCCGCCATGCCGCAGGCGTCATCGACGCGTCGGCGCCCGACGAGGCGGACCTGCCCGATCGCGGTATCTGGGCGGGCGTCGGTCGACTCGTCTCGAAGCGTCCGCGCACCGTCTGGATCGTGTCGGTGCTGGCGCTCGGCGCCATGTCGCTCGGGCTCGCTCAGCTCGACGCCGACGGCGTCGCCTCGAGCGAGTTCGTCCTGGGCGAGTCGCAGGCGCGCGACGGCCAGGCGATGCTCGGCGAGCACTTCCCGGCGGGATCGGGCACGCCGGCGATCGTCATCGGCCCGGAGGACGAGCTGCAGCAGATGGCGGATGTCGCGCTCGACACGGCGGGCGTCGACTCCGTCGCCGTGGTCAGCGCCGACTCGCCGGCCGGTACCGCGCCGGTCACGAGCGATGGCATCGAGGCCTTCGGCCCGCCCGGAACGCCCGCGCCCGCGCCGACCGTCGTCGACGGCGAGGTGCAGTTGCAGGTGACCCTCACCGACCCGTCGGACTCGCTCGAGGCCGAGGCGACCGTCGAGCAACTCCGCTCCAACCTCGACGAGGTCGGCACCGACGTGCTCGTCGGCGGCCAGACCGCGGTCGCACTCGACACGAACGCGGCGGCGATCGCCGACCGCACCCTCGTGATCCCGCTCGTGCTCGCCGCGATCCTCGTGATCCTGATGCTCCTGCTGCGGTCCATCGTGGCGCCGCTCATCCTGATCGGCAGCGTGGTGCTCTCGTTCGCGGCGGCGCTCGGGGTCTCGGCCCTCGTGTTCGAGCACGTGTTCCACTTCCCCGGGGCGGACCCGTCGGTGCCGCTCTTCGGATTCGTGTTCCTCGTCGCCCTCGGCGTCGACTACAACATCTTCCTGATGACCCGGGTGCGCGAGGAATCCCTGCAGTTCGGCACGCGCTCCGGCATCATCCGGGGTGTGCGGCTCACCGGCGGCGTGATCACCTCAGCAGGGCTGGTGCTCGCAGCGACGTTCGCGGCGCTCGGCGTGCTGCCGATCCTGTTCCTCGCGCAGATCTCGTTCATCGTCGCGTTCGGCGTGCTGCTCGACACGTTCCTCGTGCGCACGCTGCTGGTGCCCGCGCTCGCGTACGACATCGGGCGCGCCATCTGGTGGCCGAGCCGACTCGGGCGCGGCAAGGCCTGAGCAGGAGGCAACGAACGAGGCGAGCGGATGCCCCGGGGCATCCGCTCGCTTCGTTCGTTTCGTGCTACGGCGTCAGAGCGTGGTCGCGTTGCGCACGAGCTCGGCCTGCTCGGCGGCGTGCCGCTTCGCGGAACCGGTGGCGGGCGATGCCGCTGCGGTTCGCGCGACGACCCGCACCGGGCGGTCGCCGAGCTTGTTCGTCTCGATGATGAAGTACGGCCAGGCGCCCTGGTTCTCGGGCTCGTCCTGCGCCCACATCAGTTCGGCGTTCGGGTACGAGTCGGCGACGGCCTTCAGCTCGCCGGCGGGCAGCGGGTAGAGCTGCTCGAGGCGCACGACCGCGATCTCGGTGTTCTGCTGCTTCTCGAGTTCGGTGATCAGGTCGTAGTAGATCTTGCCCGAGACGAACACGACGCGCTTGACGGCGGCCTTGTCGGTGATGCGGGCATCATCGATGACCGGCTCGAAGCGGCCGCTCGTGAAGTCGGCGACCTCGCTCGTGGCGCCGCGCAGACGCAGCATGGCCTTCGGCGTGAACACGACCAGTGGTCGGCGCGGCCGTGCGTAGGCCTGGCGGCGCAGCAGGTGGAAGTACGACGCGGGCGTCGAGGGGCGTGCGACGGTCATGTTGTTCTCGGCGCAGAGCTGCAGGTACCGCTCGATGCGGGCGCTCGAGTGGTCGGGTCCCTGACCCTCGTAGCCGTGCGGCAGCAGGAGCACGACGCTCGAGCGCTGACCCCACTTCTGCTCGGCCGACGAGATGAACTCGTCGATGATGGTCTGGGCGCCGTTGGCGAAGTCGCCGAACTGCGCCTCCCACATCACGAGTGCGTCGGCCCGCTCGACGGAGTAGCCGTACTCGAAGCCCATCGCCGCGTACTCGGAGAGCAGCGAGTCGTAGATCCAGAACCGGGCCTGGTTCTCGGAGAGGTTCTGCAGCGGCAGCCATTCCTGGCCGTTGACCCGATCGTGCAGCACGGCGTGGCGCTGCACGAACGTGCCGCGGCGGGCGTCCTGGCCGGCGAAGCGCACCGGGGTGCCCTCGAGGAGGAGCGAACCGAGGGCGAGCAGCTCGCCGAAGCCCCAGTCGACCTTGCCGTTGCGGCTCATGTCGAGGCGCTTCGTCAGCAGCTGCTGGATCTTCGGGTGCACGGTGAAGCCGGACGGCTTGTTGTTGAACGCGTCGCCGATGGCGTGCACGACCTCGGTCGAGACGCCGGTGGTCTCGAGCTCGCCCGCGGCGGGCTCCTCGGGCTTGGCCGACTCGGTCGCGCCGATGATCGGGATGGCCCCGGTCTGCGCGGCGTGCGTCTCGGCGAATGCGCGTTCCAGGCGGTCCTGGAAGTCGCGGTGCGCCTCCTCGTACTCCACCTCGGTGATGTCGCCGCGGCCGACGAGGGCCTCGGTGTAGAGCTTGCGCACGGAGCGCTTCGCCTCGATGAGGTTGTACATGAGGGGCTGGGTCATCGAGGGGTCGTCGCCCTCGTTGTGGCCGCGACGGCGGAAGCAGACGAGGTCGATGACGACGTCGCGCTTGAACTCCTGGCGGTAGCGGAAGGCGAGCTCGGCCACGCGCACGACGGCCTCGGGGTCGTCGCCGTTCACGTGGAAGATCGGCGCCTGGATGGTCTTCGCGACATCCGTCGAGTAGATCGACGAGCGCGCGTCGCCCGGTACCGTCGTGAAGCCGACCTGGTTGTTGACGACGATGTGGATCGTGCCGCCCGTGCGGTAGCCGCGCAGTTGCGACATCTGCATGGTCTCGAGCACGACGCCCTGTCCGGCCATCGCCGCGTCGCCGTGCACGAGGATCGGCAGCGTCGAGAACGTGCCGATCGGCTTCCGGTCCTGCTTGGCGCGCACGATGCCCTCGAGCACGCCGTCGACCGCCTCGAGGTGCGAGGGGTTCGCCGCGAGCGAGACGGGGATCTGGTGGCCGTCGTCTGCGGTGAAGGTGCCCTGGGTGCCGAGGTGGTACTTGACGTCACCCGAACCCGAGAAGCCCTTCGACTGCTGGGTGCCCTCGAACTCGCGGAACACCTGGCCGTACGTCTTGCCGGCGATGTTCGTGAGCACGTTCAGGCGGCCGCGGTGCGCCATGCCGATGGCGACCTCGTCGAGGCCCTCCTTCGCGGCGCCCTGCAGGATCTCGTCGAGCAGCGGGATGACGGACTCGCCGCCCTCGAGGCTGAAGCGCTTCTGGCCGACGTACTTCGTCTGCAGGAAGGTCTCGAAGGCCTCGGCCTCGTTGAGCTTGCCGAGGATGCGCATCTGCTCGTCGTGCGTCGGCTTCTCGTAGCTGCGCTCGACCTCGTTCTGGATCCACTTGCGCTGCACGGGGTCCTGGATGTGCATGTACTCGATGCCGATGGTGCGGCAGTACGAGTCGCGGAGCACCCCGAGGATGTCGCGGAGCTGCGCGGTGCGCGTGTCGCCGAACCCGCCGGTGACGAACTCGCGGTCGAGGTCCCAGAAGGTCAGGCCGTGGCTCGCGATGTCGAGGTCGGGGTGCGAGCGCTGCACGTACTCGAGCGGGTCGATGTCGGCCATCAGGTGCCCGCGCACGCGGAAGGCGTTGATGAGCTCCTGCACGCGAGCGGTCTTGTCGATCGCGCTCGCGATGTCGACCGAGATGTCGGGCGCCCATCGGATCGGCTCGTACGGGAGGCGGAGCGCGGCGAAGAGGTTCTCGTAGAAGCCGCGCTGGCCGAGGAGGAGCTCGTGCACCTTCTTCAGGAACTCGCCCGAGCCGGCGCCCTGGATGACGCGGTGGTCGTACGTGGAGGTCAGCGTGATCGTCTTGCCGATCGCGAGGTGCGCGAGCGTCTTCTCGGATGCGCCCTGGAATTCGGCGGGGTACTCGAGGGCGCCGGCGCCGATGATGCAGCCCTGGCCCTTCATGAGGCGGGGGACCGAGTGCACGGTGCCGATGCCGCCGGGGTTGGTCAGCGAGACGGTGGCGCCGGAGAAGTCGTCGGCCTTCAGCTTGTTCTGGCGGGCCCGCTGCACGAGGTCTTCATAGGCCGCGAGGTACTCGTTGAACGTCATCGTCTCGGCGCGCTTGATCGCGGGCACGAGCAGGGCACGGGTGCCGTCGGGCTTCGGGATGTCGATCGCGATGCCGAGGCCGATGTGGGCGGGCTTGACGAGGCTCGGCTTGCCGTCGGGCTCGGCGTAGTAGACGTTCTGGCTCGGGAACTCCTTGAGTGCCTGGATGAGCGCCCAGCCGATGAGGTGGGTGAACGAGATCTTGCCGCCGCGCGAACGCCGCAGGTGGTTGTTGATCACGATGCGGTTGTCGATCATGAGCTTCGCCGGGATCGTGCGGACGCTGGTCGCGGTCGGCACGGTGAGCGAGGCGTCCATGTTGGCCGCGAGCGACTTCGGCATGCCCTTGAGGGTGACGACCTCGTCTTCCTTGGGGGCTTCGGCCACGACCGGCTGCGGGCTCGTGACGGGCACATCGGCCGGTACGGGCTGCGTGCGGGGGGCGACCGACGTCGTGCGCGCGGCGGGCGTCTGCCCGATGACGGGCACCGGGGCAGTCGACGGCGCGGCGGGCGGTGCCGCTGGGGTCGCGGTCTCCGCAGGTGCGGCCGGGGCGGCTTCAGGCGCCGGCGCGGCGGCATCCGTCGTCGGTGCGGTCGTCGACGGGTCTCCGCCCTCGGTCTTCACCTGGCGGTAGTGCTCGAGCACCGGCCACCAGGTCTTGTCGACCGATTGGGGATCGACGAGGAACTTCTCGTACATCTCGTCGACGAGCCATTCGTTGGCTCCGTATTCGCCCGACGTCGTCTCGTCGGATCCCGACCCGGTCAATTGGCTCGACACAGCCTCTCGCCCACTCTCTCCATTGATGCTGGAATTACCTGCTTCGCGGTCTCGCCATACGCGCGGGCATGACGAATCACCGCCTCCCAGCCTAATCCCCTGAATGGAGCCGTGAGCACGGCACGGCGGTAGCGTGGCGGCATGGAGTTCTACCGGACGACACCCAGCCACGACCTCACCTACTCGGACGTGTTCCTCGTTCCGAGTCGTTCCGCCGTCACGAGCCGCCTCGACGTCTCGCTCGCACCCGATGACGGGTCGGGCGCCTCCATCCCGCTCGTGTCGGCGAACATGAACTCGATCACCGGCCCGCGACTGGCCGCGACCCTCGCTCGGCGCGGCGGGCTCGGCGTGCTGCCGCAGGACCTGCATCTGCAGGATCTCGACGAGGCGATCCGCACGGTCAAGGCGCAGTCCCCGCGATTCGACACCCCGCACGACTTCAGTCCGGATGCCACGGCCGCCGACGCACTCGAGGTGCTGCCGCCGATCGCGGGCCACGGCATCGTGCTGCACGACGCCCGGGGCGAGTACGTCGGATGCATCCCCGCCGATCGCCTTGCAACGGCCCTGCCCGACGCTCGCCTCGGCGACCTCGTGCACGGCGGGCTCGCCTCCCTCGACGCCGACGACGTGTCGACGCCGCGCCGGGCGTTCGACCTGATGGTCGAGGCCGACCTCGAGTTCGCCCCGGTGGTCGAGCACGGGCGTGTCGTCGGCACGCTCAGTCGGCGGAGCGCGTTGCGCGGCACGATCTACGAGCCGAACGTCGACGCCGACGGGCGGCTCAGGGTCGCCGCCGCGGTCGGCATCAACGGCGATGTTGCGGCGAAGGCGACGGCGCTCGCCGCCGCGGGCGTCGACATGCTCGTCATCGACACCGCCCACGGGCACCAGGAGGGCATGCTCCGGGCCGTGTCGATCGTGCGCGATCTCGATCTCGGCATCCCGATCGTCGCCGGCAACATCGTGACCGCCGACGCGGTCGCCGACCTCGTCGAGGCCGGCGCGGACGTGCTGAAGGTGGGCGTCGGTCCCGGCGCGATGTGCACGACCCGCATGATGACCGCGGTCGGTCGCCCGCAGTTCTCCGCGGTGCTCGAGACGGCGGAGGCCGCGCGCGAGCTCGGTGCCGCCGTGTGGGCCGACGGCGGGGTGCGCTACCCGCGCGACGTCGCGCTCGCGCTCGCCGCCGGGGCGGCCTCGGTCATGATCGGCTCGTGGTTCGCGGGCACGATCGAGGCCCCGGGCCTGCTGCGGCACGATGCATCCGGTCGCCTGTACAAGGAGAGCTGGGGCATGGCGTCGACGAAGGCCGTGCGCGAGCGCTTCGACCGCCTCTCGCCGTACGAGCTCGCGCGCAAGGAGCTGTTCGCCGAGGGCATCTCCTCGTCGGCGATCTCGCTCGATCCGCTGCGACCCTCCCTGGAGGACCTGCTCGACATGATCACCTCGGGGGTGCGCAGCTCGTTCACGTACGCCGGCGCGCGCACGCTCGAGGAGTTCCGCGACCGGGCGCTCGTCGGCATCCAGTCGGCCGCGGGATACGAAGAGGGCAAGGCGCTGCCGGTCAGCTGGTGAACCTCGTCGCGCGCAGGGCTGTGGAAGACGCCGATGAGCACGTCATCGGCGCGATTACGCTGCGGTGCCATGACGCATGCGTTCGAGATCGTGGCTCAGCCGATTCGTCGGCGCATCATCGAGGTGCTCGCGGTGGGCGATCACACTGCGGGTGAGCTCTGCGATGTCGTGGCCGTCGAGGCCGGGGTCTCGCGAACCGCAGTCTCGCACCATCTGGCGGCGCTGCGAGACCGAGGCGTCGTCTGGTCGGATGTCGACCCCGCTGAGCCGCGGGCCAGACGCTACTTCCTCGACCCCGGGTTCCTGATGCGGCTCGACGACGCCGTCTGCGAGCTCTTCGACCTCTGGGATCATCGCTACGGCACAGCGCAGCGCCGGGCGCCGCTGGTCGATCCGCCGCGCACGAGGGCGCGCCTCCATCGTTGGGAGGACGCGGCCGTACGCCGGCGCGAGCGGTTGAAGCGGGAGTGGGGCGACGACGACGCGGCCGAACGCTCGCACTGAGCCCGCTGAGCCCGCTGAGCCCGCTGAGCCCGCTGAGCCTGCTGCGCTGGTGAGTGGAGTTGTCGAGCTTCTGTGCTGCTGCTGGTGCGCCTGCTGCGCTGCTGCGCTGCTGCGCTGGTGAGCTGAGTAGGTGAGTCGTCGAGCTGCTGCGCTGGTGCGCTGCTGAGCGGCGTTCGAGACTCGTGATCGCCGTGATGTGTTTTGTTTTGTCTTGTTTTTTGTCTTTCTTGTCTTGTCTTGTCTTGTTTTACTCGCCTGGCCTCGCCTCATTCGTCATGTCAGTTCTGCCTCATGTGAGGCGTTCCTCACATGACGATTCGGGACATCGTTCGGGGCGGGTGAACACTTGTTCAGGGTGTGCACCGCACAATCATTTGCGGTGCGGTGCGGTGCGGTGCGGTGCGGTGCGGTGCGGTGCGGTGCGGTGCGGTGCGGTGCGGTGCGGTGCGGTGCGGTGCGGTGCGGTGCGGTGCGGTGCGGTGCGGTGCGGTGCGGTGCGGTGCGGTGCGGCGGGCTGCACGAGGGTGTGTGACGCTCCGGTTACAGCTGGGGGATCGTGCAGAACGCGCCGATATACTGAGGCGACAATGGACGATCCTCCCTCTGCCACTGCCCCCGGTCATAGACCCCCGCCCGTGACTGCTCGCGGAGGTGGCGATGTCTGAGTGGATCCTCCTCGGCA
The sequence above is a segment of the Agromyces hippuratus genome. Coding sequences within it:
- the guaB1 gene encoding GMP reductase: MEFYRTTPSHDLTYSDVFLVPSRSAVTSRLDVSLAPDDGSGASIPLVSANMNSITGPRLAATLARRGGLGVLPQDLHLQDLDEAIRTVKAQSPRFDTPHDFSPDATAADALEVLPPIAGHGIVLHDARGEYVGCIPADRLATALPDARLGDLVHGGLASLDADDVSTPRRAFDLMVEADLEFAPVVEHGRVVGTLSRRSALRGTIYEPNVDADGRLRVAAAVGINGDVAAKATALAAAGVDMLVIDTAHGHQEGMLRAVSIVRDLDLGIPIVAGNIVTADAVADLVEAGADVLKVGVGPGAMCTTRMMTAVGRPQFSAVLETAEAARELGAAVWADGGVRYPRDVALALAAGAASVMIGSWFAGTIEAPGLLRHDASGRLYKESWGMASTKAVRERFDRLSPYELARKELFAEGISSSAISLDPLRPSLEDLLDMITSGVRSSFTYAGARTLEEFRDRALVGIQSAAGYEEGKALPVSW
- a CDS encoding multifunctional oxoglutarate decarboxylase/oxoglutarate dehydrogenase thiamine pyrophosphate-binding subunit/dihydrolipoyllysine-residue succinyltransferase subunit; the protein is MSSQLTGSGSDETTSGEYGANEWLVDEMYEKFLVDPQSVDKTWWPVLEHYRQVKTEGGDPSTTAPTTDAAAPAPEAAPAAPAETATPAAPPAAPSTAPVPVIGQTPAARTTSVAPRTQPVPADVPVTSPQPVVAEAPKEDEVVTLKGMPKSLAANMDASLTVPTATSVRTIPAKLMIDNRIVINNHLRRSRGGKISFTHLIGWALIQALKEFPSQNVYYAEPDGKPSLVKPAHIGLGIAIDIPKPDGTRALLVPAIKRAETMTFNEYLAAYEDLVQRARQNKLKADDFSGATVSLTNPGGIGTVHSVPRLMKGQGCIIGAGALEYPAEFQGASEKTLAHLAIGKTITLTSTYDHRVIQGAGSGEFLKKVHELLLGQRGFYENLFAALRLPYEPIRWAPDISVDIASAIDKTARVQELINAFRVRGHLMADIDPLEYVQRSHPDLDIASHGLTFWDLDREFVTGGFGDTRTAQLRDILGVLRDSYCRTIGIEYMHIQDPVQRKWIQNEVERSYEKPTHDEQMRILGKLNEAEAFETFLQTKYVGQKRFSLEGGESVIPLLDEILQGAAKEGLDEVAIGMAHRGRLNVLTNIAGKTYGQVFREFEGTQQSKGFSGSGDVKYHLGTQGTFTADDGHQIPVSLAANPSHLEAVDGVLEGIVRAKQDRKPIGTFSTLPILVHGDAAMAGQGVVLETMQMSQLRGYRTGGTIHIVVNNQVGFTTVPGDARSSIYSTDVAKTIQAPIFHVNGDDPEAVVRVAELAFRYRQEFKRDVVIDLVCFRRRGHNEGDDPSMTQPLMYNLIEAKRSVRKLYTEALVGRGDITEVEYEEAHRDFQDRLERAFAETHAAQTGAIPIIGATESAKPEEPAAGELETTGVSTEVVHAIGDAFNNKPSGFTVHPKIQQLLTKRLDMSRNGKVDWGFGELLALGSLLLEGTPVRFAGQDARRGTFVQRHAVLHDRVNGQEWLPLQNLSENQARFWIYDSLLSEYAAMGFEYGYSVERADALVMWEAQFGDFANGAQTIIDEFISSAEQKWGQRSSVVLLLPHGYEGQGPDHSSARIERYLQLCAENNMTVARPSTPASYFHLLRRQAYARPRRPLVVFTPKAMLRLRGATSEVADFTSGRFEPVIDDARITDKAAVKRVVFVSGKIYYDLITELEKQQNTEIAVVRLEQLYPLPAGELKAVADSYPNAELMWAQDEPENQGAWPYFIIETNKLGDRPVRVVARTAAASPATGSAKRHAAEQAELVRNATTL
- a CDS encoding ArsR/SmtB family transcription factor; the encoded protein is MTHAFEIVAQPIRRRIIEVLAVGDHTAGELCDVVAVEAGVSRTAVSHHLAALRDRGVVWSDVDPAEPRARRYFLDPGFLMRLDDAVCELFDLWDHRYGTAQRRAPLVDPPRTRARLHRWEDAAVRRRERLKREWGDDDAAERSH